In Bacteroidota bacterium, a single genomic region encodes these proteins:
- a CDS encoding OmpA family protein, producing the protein MKTLIRNLAPYILSSILFLSACVPARQYEELQSRQKGCSDENISLKSQNQDISTKLTECDAALTEVRKRVAQLASDSMRQSNSMNMLTKNYDKLNETNELLLNKNRDLLSGNVAENKKLVGDLQMTQEELQRKQDALKILEGELNAKKKNLDDLTADLTASRAELKKREEKVNELQTVLARKDSTVSALKKKVSDALLGFENNGLTIQQKNGKVYVSLEERLLFASGSIVVDPKGADAIKKLAKVLEQNADINVLIEGHTDNVPYNSAGGAIKDNWDLSVLRATSIVKIITQNSKMDPTRLAASGRGEFFPIDAANTAEARKKNRRTEIILTPKLDEILKVLETN; encoded by the coding sequence ATGAAAACATTAATCAGAAATTTAGCTCCGTATATACTTAGTTCCATACTTTTTTTAAGCGCTTGCGTTCCGGCGCGTCAATACGAAGAATTACAATCCCGTCAAAAAGGATGTTCGGATGAAAACATTTCTTTAAAATCGCAAAATCAAGATATCAGCACAAAACTCACCGAATGTGATGCAGCACTTACTGAAGTGCGAAAGCGTGTGGCACAATTAGCAAGCGACAGCATGCGTCAATCGAATTCGATGAACATGCTTACCAAAAATTACGATAAGTTAAATGAAACGAATGAATTGCTCTTAAACAAAAATCGTGATTTGCTTTCTGGAAATGTTGCCGAAAATAAAAAGTTGGTGGGCGACTTGCAAATGACACAGGAAGAATTACAACGCAAACAAGATGCTTTGAAAATATTGGAAGGTGAATTGAATGCCAAAAAGAAAAACCTGGATGATTTAACCGCCGATTTAACAGCATCTCGCGCTGAACTTAAGAAACGCGAAGAAAAAGTAAATGAACTGCAAACCGTACTAGCACGAAAAGACAGCACCGTGAGCGCCTTAAAGAAAAAAGTTTCGGATGCACTCTTGGGTTTTGAAAATAATGGACTTACCATCCAACAAAAAAATGGTAAAGTATATGTGTCTCTGGAAGAACGTTTGCTCTTTGCCTCCGGAAGTATTGTTGTAGATCCGAAAGGTGCCGATGCCATAAAAAAACTGGCCAAGGTATTGGAGCAAAATGCGGATATAAATGTTTTGATTGAAGGGCATACAGATAATGTTCCTTATAACAGTGCCGGTGGTGCCATTAAAGACAATTGGGATTTAAGTGTATTACGCGCGACTTCTATTGTAAAAATCATTACTCAAAACAGTAAAATGGATCCTACCCGTTTAGCTGCTTCGGGCAGAGGCGAATTCTTTCCTATTGATGCAGCAAATACTGCTGAAGCAAGAAAGAAAAACCGAAGAACCGAAATTATTCTTACGCCAAAATTGGATGAGATTTTAAAGGTGTTGGAGACGAATTAG
- a CDS encoding BamA/TamA family outer membrane protein: protein MKNLVVLFLISLVVLKSSGQTVMDSTYQKKYILGSISLFGNKKTKDKIILREIPAKPGDTINANELSDLLKKSQQNIINTSLFNFATVDTQNVKSDTLHIFVKVIERWYLWPNPIFEISERNFNTWLENPNMERVSYGFYIVKNNFRGRKENIQFRARFGYAEQYGFAYNIPYLNKKQNLGLGLSFAYSRNHEIQYKSENNKQIFYKDPNKYVRQELGARIRLGYRIGIYGSHSMELRYNEAHVEDTIRFITQNYFSRNATKTQFFSLNFQFRQDERDNKPYPLNGFIAMLDVTQVGFGLLKEENFNVFRTEVLFNRYDKLWNRVYAAEGIKFKLSPNANQPYFVQRGLGFSDFVRGYELYVIDGQNYGLLKTNLKYQLVKPHVQKLTWVPSEKFNTFHYAFYVNLFADAAYVVDNNNARDNYLANKFIYGTGIGIDFVTYYDLVFRVEGAVNAQHKTGIFLHLVAPI, encoded by the coding sequence ATGAAAAACCTTGTAGTACTTTTTCTAATTTCCTTAGTAGTGCTTAAGTCATCCGGGCAAACCGTGATGGACAGCACCTATCAAAAAAAATACATTCTCGGGTCAATTAGTTTGTTTGGAAATAAAAAAACCAAAGATAAAATCATACTCCGCGAAATTCCTGCAAAACCTGGCGATACCATAAATGCAAATGAATTAAGTGATTTGCTAAAGAAGTCACAACAAAATATAATCAATACTTCCTTATTTAATTTTGCTACGGTGGATACTCAGAATGTGAAATCAGATACCTTGCATATTTTTGTAAAAGTAATTGAACGCTGGTATTTATGGCCCAATCCAATATTTGAAATTTCGGAAAGAAACTTTAATACCTGGCTCGAAAATCCAAATATGGAGCGCGTGAGTTACGGCTTTTATATAGTGAAAAACAATTTCAGAGGACGGAAAGAAAACATACAATTTAGAGCCCGTTTTGGCTATGCAGAACAATACGGTTTTGCATACAATATTCCCTATCTCAATAAAAAGCAAAACCTTGGATTGGGACTATCCTTTGCCTATTCGCGAAATCACGAAATACAATATAAGTCGGAAAACAACAAGCAAATTTTTTACAAGGATCCCAATAAGTATGTACGCCAAGAATTGGGTGCGCGCATACGCTTAGGTTATCGCATTGGAATTTATGGTTCGCACAGTATGGAATTGCGCTATAATGAAGCGCATGTGGAGGATACAATACGATTCATAACGCAAAATTACTTCAGCAGAAATGCAACAAAAACACAATTTTTTTCACTCAATTTTCAGTTCCGACAGGATGAGCGCGATAACAAGCCTTATCCCTTAAATGGATTTATTGCCATGTTGGATGTGACTCAAGTTGGGTTTGGCTTATTAAAAGAAGAAAATTTTAATGTGTTTAGAACCGAAGTGCTTTTTAATCGCTACGATAAACTATGGAATAGAGTGTATGCAGCAGAGGGAATTAAATTTAAGTTGTCACCCAATGCCAATCAACCCTATTTTGTGCAACGCGGATTGGGCTTTTCAGATTTTGTAAGAGGATATGAATTGTATGTAATTGATGGACAAAATTACGGTTTGTTAAAAACCAACTTAAAGTATCAATTGGTGAAACCGCATGTGCAAAAACTGACATGGGTACCATCCGAAAAATTTAATACTTTTCATTACGCCTTTTATGTAAATTTGTTTGCAGATGCAGCTTATGTGGTCGACAATAATAATGCGCGGGATAATTATTTAGCCAATAAATTTATATACGGCACCGGCATTGGGATTGATTTTGTGACCTATTATGATTTGGTTTTTAGGGTAGAAGGAGCAGTGAATGCGCAACATAAAACAGGAATTTTCTTACATTTAGTAGCCCCAATTTAA
- a CDS encoding T9SS type A sorting domain-containing protein — MKKIYITMIALAMASFANAQVLVTFRVDMSAASLGADAACTAIPFDPITDVVEAMGGDYNGWSAAETVNCGDPFTPNGTDFVLVGNGIYERTALITAATPSDSPFKYRINHAWGNDELRGVGDGNRHLNLSTYTAGSSIVVNCVFNDSTMTIVDITGIKSVNNAINALTVSPNPAANGLAKLAYSLNSNENVTVRVYNVLGAEVATLVNEAQAAGVHQIEWNTTSTDKGIYTVVAKTSTGSKVVRVAVQ; from the coding sequence ATGAAAAAAATCTACATTACAATGATTGCTCTTGCGATGGCATCTTTTGCTAACGCGCAAGTTTTAGTTACTTTTCGAGTGGACATGTCAGCAGCAAGTTTAGGTGCTGATGCTGCATGTACTGCTATTCCTTTTGACCCTATTACAGATGTGGTTGAAGCTATGGGCGGTGATTACAATGGTTGGTCAGCTGCAGAAACAGTAAACTGCGGAGATCCGTTTACTCCAAATGGAACTGATTTTGTTCTAGTTGGAAATGGAATTTATGAGAGAACAGCTTTGATTACTGCTGCAACACCATCAGATTCACCTTTTAAATACAGAATCAACCATGCTTGGGGAAATGACGAATTGCGTGGTGTAGGCGATGGTAACAGACACCTTAATTTATCAACTTACACAGCTGGTTCTAGCATTGTTGTAAATTGTGTTTTTAACGATTCTACAATGACTATCGTTGACATTACAGGAATTAAATCAGTAAACAATGCAATTAATGCATTAACTGTTTCTCCAAATCCAGCTGCAAACGGATTGGCTAAATTGGCTTATTCTTTAAACAGCAACGAAAATGTAACTGTAAGAGTTTACAATGTATTAGGTGCTGAAGTTGCAACTTTAGTTAACGAAGCACAAGCTGCAGGTGTTCACCAAATCGAGTGGAATACAACTTCTACTGATAAAGGTATTTACACAGTTGTTGCTAAAACTTCAACAGGTTCAAAAGTAGTTAGAGTTGCTGTTCAGTAA
- a CDS encoding peptide ABC transporter substrate-binding protein yields the protein MKSIFICCISLLLFFCCCSNPQPKAAPKTRIAKGNITFGGVFKINENEYFSSLYPHKVNEIIAQQIASQVYEGLVKISPKDLSVLPSIASHWEISNNAKTFTFHLRKGIHFQNDACFEKGIGREVTAQDFKYCFEKLCSSNEEINSGFYIFQDRVVGANAYYESTEKGAPLSEGVTGVKALNDSTLEIDLEYSFQGFLNMLTMPFAWVFPHEAVEKYGSEMRTHCVGTGPFYVKDVKHDESIILARNENYWDTDKLGNQLPYLDIIKFSFNKEKTAEYLEFKKGNLDIVSGVPSEMREELMRESNSGSANFNLNITPIMSISYYGFQTQGKLFQNKKLRQAFNYAIDREKIAKFVLLDEARPALYGIVPPSFPNYDTRAVKGFSFNPELARKLLAEAGYPNGQGFPVDFALLLNSGGERNIEVAQAIQKMLSDNLNVAIKLNVLPFPQKLDQENNGSAQFWKSGWVADYPDPQSFLDIFYGKLVPDSGGLSPVNSGRYKSVRFDSLYEAALKEVDIQKRFSLYQQADQIAINDAAYMPIYYDQSTYLTQKYVRNLDFNALDYLDLSQVYFQKKEATQQASKSSGSAQSKAAQK from the coding sequence ATGAAATCGATTTTTATTTGCTGTATTAGCCTATTATTATTCTTCTGCTGCTGCAGCAATCCTCAACCCAAAGCAGCTCCCAAAACTCGCATTGCTAAAGGGAATATAACTTTTGGGGGCGTTTTTAAAATCAATGAAAATGAATATTTTTCCAGCTTATATCCGCATAAAGTAAACGAAATTATTGCACAACAAATTGCCAGTCAGGTGTACGAAGGATTGGTGAAAATATCACCCAAAGATTTGTCCGTACTTCCTTCTATTGCCAGCCATTGGGAAATTAGCAATAATGCCAAAACCTTTACATTTCACCTTCGAAAAGGAATTCATTTTCAGAACGACGCCTGCTTTGAAAAAGGAATTGGGAGAGAAGTTACTGCACAGGATTTTAAGTATTGTTTTGAAAAACTTTGCAGCAGTAATGAAGAAATAAATTCGGGTTTTTATATTTTTCAAGATAGAGTTGTGGGGGCAAATGCCTATTATGAATCAACCGAAAAAGGAGCGCCACTTTCAGAGGGAGTAACAGGGGTAAAAGCGTTGAACGATTCCACCTTAGAAATCGATTTAGAATATTCGTTTCAAGGTTTCTTAAACATGCTGACCATGCCATTTGCCTGGGTTTTCCCGCACGAAGCTGTCGAAAAATATGGGTCTGAAATGCGCACCCATTGCGTTGGAACAGGCCCCTTTTATGTGAAGGATGTCAAGCACGATGAATCCATTATTTTAGCAAGAAATGAAAACTATTGGGATACGGATAAACTAGGAAACCAATTGCCCTATCTCGATATCATTAAATTCTCATTCAATAAAGAAAAAACAGCTGAATACCTCGAATTTAAAAAAGGAAATTTGGATATCGTTTCCGGAGTTCCTTCAGAAATGCGGGAGGAATTAATGCGGGAAAGCAATAGCGGTAGCGCTAATTTCAATTTGAATATCACACCAATCATGTCTATCAGTTATTATGGATTTCAAACACAAGGGAAATTGTTTCAAAACAAAAAATTGCGACAGGCTTTCAATTATGCAATTGACCGCGAAAAAATTGCAAAATTTGTGTTGTTAGATGAAGCACGTCCTGCGCTGTATGGAATAGTTCCTCCCTCCTTTCCAAATTACGATACACGTGCCGTAAAAGGTTTTTCGTTCAATCCAGAACTGGCACGCAAATTATTGGCTGAAGCAGGTTATCCAAATGGACAAGGATTCCCGGTTGATTTTGCATTGCTCTTAAACAGTGGAGGAGAGCGCAATATAGAGGTGGCACAGGCCATACAAAAAATGCTTTCCGACAATTTAAATGTAGCCATCAAATTAAACGTGTTGCCCTTTCCGCAAAAACTCGATCAAGAAAATAACGGAAGTGCTCAATTTTGGAAATCGGGTTGGGTAGCGGATTACCCCGACCCGCAATCGTTTTTAGATATTTTTTATGGTAAACTGGTTCCTGACTCTGGTGGGCTTTCACCGGTGAACTCGGGCCGTTATAAAAGTGTGCGCTTTGATTCGCTTTATGAAGCTGCTCTAAAAGAAGTGGACATACAAAAAAGATTTTCGCTGTATCAGCAGGCTGATCAAATTGCTATTAACGATGCGGCTTACATGCCCATTTACTATGATCAAAGTACCTACCTTACTCAAAAATATGTGCGTAATCTCGACTTTAATGCACTTGATTATTTAGATCTTTCGCAGGTATATTTTCAAAAGAAAGAAGCTACACAGCAAGCTTCAAAATCTAGCGGAAGCGCACAAAGTAAGGCTGCACAGAAATAG
- a CDS encoding pyridoxine 5'-phosphate synthase, which translates to MTKLSVNINKIATLRNARGGAIPDVLKFAQDCERFGAQGITVHPRPDERHIRYQDVLDLKPLLKTEFNIEGYPTPDFIDLVKKVKPAQVTLVPDPPNVLTSNAGWNTRKHQNFLTEVIAVFHVDNIRTSLFVDTAAKNLEYAAKTGTNRIELYTESYAKLYPSGKKNAVAPFVEAAKIAQSLTLGINAGHDLSLENLAYFAQQVPGLLEVSIGHALISDALYYGIENTIQLYLRQLNIK; encoded by the coding sequence ATGACAAAACTAAGTGTAAACATTAATAAAATTGCAACCCTTCGAAATGCGCGTGGTGGCGCTATTCCGGATGTATTAAAATTTGCACAAGATTGCGAGCGCTTTGGTGCACAAGGAATAACTGTGCATCCACGCCCCGATGAGCGACATATTCGCTACCAAGATGTGTTGGATTTAAAACCGCTTTTGAAAACCGAATTTAATATTGAAGGATACCCCACACCTGATTTTATTGACTTGGTAAAAAAAGTAAAACCAGCGCAAGTAACACTTGTGCCCGACCCTCCTAATGTGCTTACTTCGAATGCGGGATGGAATACAAGAAAGCATCAAAATTTTTTAACCGAGGTTATAGCAGTATTTCATGTCGACAACATTCGCACTTCACTATTTGTGGATACAGCTGCTAAAAACCTCGAATATGCTGCTAAAACAGGCACCAACCGCATTGAACTATACACAGAAAGTTATGCTAAATTATATCCAAGTGGAAAAAAAAATGCGGTAGCTCCTTTTGTGGAAGCAGCTAAAATAGCCCAGTCGCTAACATTAGGTATTAATGCCGGTCATGATTTAAGTTTGGAAAACTTAGCCTATTTCGCGCAGCAAGTTCCCGGATTATTGGAGGTTTCGATTGGTCATGCCCTTATTTCCGATGCTTTGTATTATGGCATCGAAAACACTATTCAATTGTATTTGCGGCAGCTTAACATAAAATAG
- a CDS encoding NAD kinase yields MKVGIYGKKFDKLNEDAVVELISKLQRCAIEIAVFEPFHELIKHKLKLGSDITTFSQSKHIVNKIDFLFSLGGDGTLLETLALIKGSGIPILGINTGRLGFLSSVSEREIGFAIDSLCTDNYSLDSRTLVQLSTQNNLFGDMNFALNEFTILKKDTSSMITIHSYLNGLFLNSYWADGLIVSTPTGSTAYSLSCGGPIVVPDCENFIVTPIAPHNLNVRPIIISDKDILTLKVEGRHKNFLVSLDSRSENIHSEIDMTLQRAPFKINLVRLQNQHFHDTLRKKLMWGIDRRN; encoded by the coding sequence ATGAAAGTAGGGATTTACGGAAAAAAATTTGACAAACTTAATGAGGACGCAGTAGTAGAGTTGATCTCGAAATTGCAAAGGTGTGCCATTGAGATTGCGGTATTCGAACCTTTTCATGAACTCATTAAGCATAAATTAAAACTTGGAAGTGATATCACAACCTTTTCGCAAAGCAAGCATATTGTAAATAAAATCGATTTTTTGTTTAGTTTGGGTGGTGATGGCACCTTACTCGAAACATTAGCATTGATAAAGGGTTCGGGCATTCCCATACTTGGAATTAACACCGGGCGATTAGGGTTTTTATCGAGTGTGTCGGAGCGGGAAATTGGTTTTGCTATTGATTCCCTATGCACCGATAATTATTCGTTAGATAGTAGAACACTGGTACAGTTGAGCACACAAAATAATTTGTTTGGCGACATGAATTTTGCGCTGAATGAATTTACCATTCTTAAAAAGGATACCTCCAGCATGATTACCATTCACTCGTATTTGAATGGTTTGTTTTTGAACTCATATTGGGCCGATGGCTTAATTGTAAGCACGCCCACCGGTTCTACGGCCTACTCCTTAAGTTGCGGCGGACCAATTGTTGTTCCCGATTGCGAAAATTTTATTGTTACTCCGATTGCACCGCATAATTTAAATGTGCGCCCTATCATTATTTCCGATAAAGATATCCTCACCTTAAAGGTTGAAGGGCGACATAAAAACTTTTTGGTATCCTTAGATTCACGTTCCGAAAATATTCATTCCGAGATAGACATGACACTTCAACGTGCCCCTTTTAAAATAAATTTGGTACGCCTGCAAAACCAGCACTTTCACGATACATTGCGCAAAAAATTGATGTGGGGGATTGATCGGAGGAATTAA
- a CDS encoding Crp/Fnr family transcriptional regulator gives MQHLAEIFKQSYDPYFIAPIEIWETFAQSGQVIDTSKNEVIKKYNEREKYFYFIVKGSGGIMLFQNNNYLCIDLCYEGDFFGDYFSFITNQATNLEVICFEPSTLFRIDKQNFELLAKTEYGRQICQIASESMYIHKQTQQLELLSKTAEQRYLEMFTKQPNIIHRTPNKYIASYLGITPESFSRLRKKIS, from the coding sequence ATGCAACATTTAGCGGAAATATTTAAGCAATCATATGACCCATATTTTATAGCACCAATTGAAATTTGGGAGACTTTTGCTCAAAGTGGACAAGTAATTGACACATCAAAAAATGAAGTGATTAAAAAGTATAATGAGCGAGAAAAATATTTCTATTTTATAGTAAAAGGTTCAGGAGGAATTATGTTGTTTCAAAACAATAATTATTTGTGCATTGACTTGTGTTATGAAGGTGATTTTTTTGGAGACTATTTTTCTTTTATTACCAATCAGGCAACCAACCTTGAAGTTATTTGTTTTGAACCGTCTACCCTTTTTAGAATAGATAAGCAAAATTTTGAACTATTGGCAAAAACGGAATATGGACGACAAATTTGCCAAATTGCTTCCGAAAGTATGTACATTCACAAACAAACGCAACAGTTAGAACTACTCTCTAAAACTGCTGAACAGCGCTATCTTGAAATGTTTACAAAGCAACCAAACATTATTCATAGAACACCTAACAAATACATTGCTTCCTATTTGGGAATTACACCAGAAAGTTTTAGTCGATTAAGAAAAAAAATTTCTTAA
- a CDS encoding CPBP family intramembrane metalloprotease, with protein sequence MGKFKIVIPIILVVVYTALILFSAQQSKTNRLISVSQYDYVNVQFNYQFLLLLITVLSIGTTYLLNKENFINYFDFGNISSPAKEMKLFGIKANDSWLKTGISLSIVISLATGIFMYLQLKLIPISWATLQSGIFWIFLFSITNSFGEEIIYRIGIVSPLKGLLTPMTIYIISALLFGIPHLAGMPNGLIGATMAGVLGLVLAKSLYETNGFFWAWTIHFIQDVIIIGTLFLMSTKQ encoded by the coding sequence ATGGGGAAGTTTAAAATAGTAATACCGATAATTCTTGTAGTTGTTTATACAGCACTAATTCTTTTTTCTGCTCAGCAATCAAAAACAAATAGATTGATTTCAGTTTCACAATATGATTATGTAAACGTTCAATTTAATTATCAGTTTTTACTTTTATTGATAACAGTACTTTCGATTGGAACAACCTATTTATTAAACAAAGAGAATTTTATTAATTATTTCGACTTTGGCAACATTTCAAGCCCTGCAAAAGAAATGAAATTGTTTGGTATTAAAGCCAATGACAGTTGGCTGAAAACCGGAATTTCGTTATCTATTGTTATTAGTTTAGCAACGGGTATATTTATGTATTTACAATTGAAACTAATACCAATAAGTTGGGCAACTTTACAAAGTGGTATTTTTTGGATTTTCCTTTTTTCTATAACCAATTCCTTTGGCGAAGAAATTATTTATAGAATCGGAATAGTGTCGCCCCTAAAAGGGCTTTTGACACCAATGACAATTTATATAATTTCTGCATTATTATTTGGAATTCCCCATTTAGCAGGAATGCCAAATGGCTTGATAGGTGCAACTATGGCAGGAGTGTTAGGACTCGTTTTAGCTAAATCACTTTACGAAACAAATGGTTTCTTTTGGGCTTGGACAATTCATTTTATTCAAGACGTAATTATAATTGGAACACTGTTTTTAATGTCTACAAAGCAATAA
- a CDS encoding CBS domain-containing protein, with translation MLALELMTDDIPPLKTSDTGVKALAWMDELRVSHLPIVNNVAFLGLISENDILDLNAPNDPIGNHTLSLVRPFVYSHQHFYEVLRMLSQHKLSLIPVLDEQEHFLGSIKLSTLLEKFADMASLKEPGGVIVLELNTNDYYLAEIAKIVESNDAKILSLYISSPTDSTKLEVTLKINRADLSSILQTFYRFNYSVKNTIHESEGDTEMKDRFDSFLSYLNV, from the coding sequence ATGCTAGCTCTAGAGTTAATGACCGACGATATACCACCGCTTAAAACTTCCGATACCGGAGTGAAAGCACTTGCGTGGATGGATGAGTTGCGCGTATCACATTTGCCAATAGTAAACAATGTGGCATTTTTGGGATTGATTTCTGAAAACGACATTTTGGATTTAAATGCTCCTAACGACCCTATTGGAAATCATACGCTTTCGTTGGTTCGACCTTTTGTGTATAGCCATCAGCATTTTTATGAAGTATTGCGCATGTTGTCGCAACACAAGCTTTCGCTGATACCGGTTTTGGACGAGCAAGAACATTTTTTGGGAAGCATAAAACTTTCAACCCTGCTCGAAAAGTTTGCGGACATGGCCTCTTTAAAGGAACCCGGTGGGGTTATTGTTTTGGAGTTAAACACCAATGATTATTACCTTGCTGAGATAGCTAAAATTGTGGAGAGTAATGATGCTAAAATATTGAGCTTATATATCTCCTCACCAACTGATTCAACCAAACTGGAAGTTACCTTAAAAATAAATCGCGCAGATTTATCCTCCATCCTTCAAACTTTTTATCGTTTTAATTATTCGGTAAAAAACACCATCCACGAAAGTGAAGGCGATACCGAAATGAAAGACCGATTCGATTCTTTCTTAAGTTACTTAAATGTGTAA
- a CDS encoding DUF3109 family protein → MIEIDNTLVSDDILERKFVCDLNACKGECCVAGDSGAPLEKEEAEILAKIYPTVKPFMNAEGIAEIEKMGVSLIDSDGDLVTPLVDGVKHCAFVIFENSIAKCSIEKAFYAGKVDFKKPISCHLYPVRITKYKHFEAVNYEEWDVCKPACNCGEKLDVPVYKFLKEPLVRKFGNDWYAQLELLAKEHKSKAV, encoded by the coding sequence ATGATTGAAATAGACAATACGCTGGTATCAGACGATATATTGGAGCGTAAGTTTGTGTGCGACCTCAATGCTTGTAAGGGCGAGTGCTGTGTAGCCGGAGATTCAGGTGCTCCCTTGGAAAAGGAAGAAGCAGAAATTCTTGCAAAAATATATCCTACCGTAAAGCCTTTTATGAATGCAGAGGGAATTGCCGAAATTGAAAAAATGGGCGTTTCTTTAATTGATTCAGATGGTGATTTAGTTACGCCTTTGGTAGACGGTGTGAAACATTGTGCTTTTGTGATTTTTGAAAACAGCATCGCTAAATGCTCGATTGAAAAGGCATTTTATGCCGGAAAAGTGGATTTCAAAAAACCTATTTCTTGTCATTTATATCCGGTTAGGATTACCAAGTATAAGCATTTTGAAGCCGTTAATTATGAAGAGTGGGATGTATGTAAACCCGCCTGTAACTGCGGCGAAAAACTAGATGTTCCGGTATATAAATTCTTAAAAGAACCCTTGGTGCGCAAGTTTGGAAATGACTGGTACGCTCAATTAGAGTTACTTGCAAAAGAGCACAAGTCCAAAGCCGTTTAA